From Saccharomyces kudriavzevii IFO 1802 strain IFO1802 genome assembly, chromosome: 13, a single genomic window includes:
- the MRPS8 gene encoding mitochondrial 37S ribosomal protein uS8m (similar to Saccharomyces cerevisiae MRPS8 (YMR158W); ancestral locus Anc_2.357) produces MSLVKLANTCAHLQNCSKVRVALTSIPYTKLQLQFAYNLYQQGFLSSLQKGSTMGPDKDYVEVTPDNISTRRLWVGLKYRDNKPVLSNCRLISKPNSRIYLQMEDMKKLCSGVTIRNIKPLQPGELILVRAQNSIMDVNEAIAKKLDGEILCRVK; encoded by the coding sequence ATGTCATTGGTCAAGCTTGCAAATACGTGTGCTCATTTGCAAAACTGCTCAAAAGTTAGAGTAGCCTTAACATCAATCCCATATACGAAGTTACAACTACAGTTTGCGTACAACCTTTACCAACAGGGATTCTTGTCGTCTTTGCAAAAAGGGTCAACGATGGGGCCAGACAAGGATTATGTTGAGGTGACACCGGATAATATCTCTACCAGAAGACTTTGGGTGGGATTGAAATACAGAGACAACAAACCTGTTCTTAGTAACTGTAGATTAATTTCCAAACCAAACTCTAGAATCTATTTGCAAATGGAGGatatgaagaaattatgTTCTGGAGTGACAATTAGAAATATCAAACCTTTACAGCCGGGAGAGTTGATACTTGTTCGCGCCCAGAACAGTATTATGGATGTCAATGAAGCCATTGCCAAGAAGCTAGATGGCGAAATACTGTGCAGAGTAAAATGA
- the CVM1 gene encoding Cvm1p (similar to Saccharomyces cerevisiae YMR160W; ancestral locus Anc_2.353) — protein MDVEQQKQDQQQQLQTEQQNQQQQQEEQQEVHSEQQQQSRWKFWWHSNADSRMDAESRSEQSEGRASTTRIQDGVDSNNSNNGIWSKIASFAASRYRNMPIIVDDDTRYSQLNTEQIDFLENEAKDMILKKSKSWCWYEAIPNASTSSNIIDSTDTPGIISVSGTGSAKCPLPLNKYPGDENNLGYNVFINDSLILPSDSPLDFLHVQPLKTKIANTVKNYYNFPNEQHIYLKQNKTALLKEKKVIIISVVGDLPEKYEQRSLESQRPAYYLSKKLSQNLSSEQPERVLTLSFQCPLHSQDLIPTYKECVELLNHWAHLFKGIDSIFFVGAYHSVPLTLLLAKYIVQNHEVLEFDENTTVGVLSFQSCLQGYRFWDHSTDFVSNSYSNTGSNSNVNENEGNDHDPNNDFTTKSQQIKEKQLFQGIDKGQQDTLSKIKNYRRIDSSESKLVQDALDWLLFNWDSFRLTFFGKLYDNFMTISEKLAIDYNHPKILRNLWCNGKYMGIDLKNANNLNFDTSDDETSNSINDIHLRTPNFESKLKIPTNRLFEIILWNILMTTENLGYKQFIPIINLLSPFFISRSFNDFTLPTNIRKQYQNNTKIWLQEMDNKWKINGPQFTHDLRESETPGSSSASLLPEDVSTVKDFLQFVQYQNEKSPDFVKVYSDIYDDDHVYRCFLHNTIFTKNPLSPKHLRLNIDLDTPTSILNTVNQYDLVWKIHDSFSKLIRLKNLPQLEVPHALRLSISLNCFLDSTVTTSGPTFQRDNMEALRRLTEIWRTYQDWSPPTRGLKHLRDILSVLAMYENPKSLISDVRRT, from the coding sequence ATGGATGTTGAACAGCAGAAGCAAGatcaacaacagcagctACAAACAGAGCAGCAGaatcagcagcagcaacaagaGGAACAGCAAGAAGTTCATTCagaacaacagcaacagaGCAGATGGAAGTTCTGGTGGCACTCCAATGCTGATAGTCGTATGGACGCAGAAAGCAGATCAGAGCAATCAGAAGGGAGAGCATCGACAACGAGAATTCAAGACGGTGTGGACTCAaataacagcaacaacGGAATATGGTCCAAAATTGCATCCTTTGCAGCGTCCAGATATAGGAATATGCCAATTATTGTCGATGATGATACCCGGTATTCTCAATTAAATACTGAacaaattgattttttggaaaatgaagctAAAGATAtgattttaaaaaaatcaaaatcatggTGTTGGTATGAAGCAATTCCGAACGCATCGACTTCATCAAATATTATCGATTCGACAGATACCCCAGGGATAATCAGTGTGTCCGGTACGGGATCAGCCAAGTGTCCATTACCATTAAATAAGTACCCCggtgatgaaaataatcTCGGCTACAATGTATTTATCAATGATTCTTTGATTCTACCGTCGGATAGCCCTTTGGATTTTTTACATGTTCAACCACTCAAAACTAAGATAGCGAATACTGTCAAAAACTATTATAACTTCCCAAACGAACAACATATCTATCTAAAACAGAATAAAACAGCACTattgaaggagaagaaagTTATAATAATATCTGTCGTGGGGGATCTACCGGAAAAGTATGAGCAACGCTCATTGGAATCACAAAGACCCGCATATtatctttccaaaaaactGTCACAGAATTTGTCTAGTGAACAGCCTGAGAGGGTTCTGACCCTATCATTCCAATGTCCATTACACAGTCAAGATTTAATTCCTACTTACAAAGAATGCGTGGAATTACTGAACCATTGGGcccatcttttcaaaggtattgattcaatttttttcgtgGGTGCTTATCACAGCGTTCCATTGACTTTGTTATTAGCCAAATATATTGTACAAAATCATGAAGTTCTAGAGTTTGACGAAAATACTACAGTTGGGGTGCTAAGTTTTCAGTCGTGTTTACAAGGCTATCGATTTTGGGACCATAGTACTGATTTTGTCAGTAATAGTTACAGTAATACGGGTTCCAATTCAAAtgtcaatgaaaatgagggTAATGATCATGATCCCAATAATGATTTCACCACCAAAAGTCaacaaataaaagaaaagcagtTGTTCCAAGGCATTGATAAAGGGCAGCAAGATAcgctttcaaaaatcaaaaactaTAGACGAATAGACTCTAGTGAATCTAAGCTAGTCCAGGACGCATTGGATTGGCTCTTGTTTAATTGGGATTCGTTTCGGCTGACATTCTTTGGTAAGCTTTATGACAATTTCATGACAATTTCAGAAAAACTTGCTATAGATTATAATCATCCGAAAATCTTAAGAAATTTATGGTGTAATGGGAAATATATGGGTATTGACCTAAAGAATGCTAATAATCTAAATTTTGACACCAGTGACGATGAAACAAGTAATAGCATCAATGATATTCATTTAAGGACGCccaattttgaatcaaaactgaaaattcCCACTAACAgactttttgaaataatcCTATGGAACATCCTGATGACAACGGAAAATCTGGGATATAAGCAATTCATTCCTATAATTAATTTATTAAGCCcgttttttatttcaagaTCCTTTAATGATTTTACTTTGCCGACAAATATAAGGAAGCAATACCAGAACAACACAAAAATTTGGCTTCAAGAAATGGACAATAAATGGAAGATCAATGGCCCTCAATTCACTCACGATCTAAGAGAGAGCGAAACTCCCGGCTCATCTTCAGCGTCATTACTACCGGAGGATGTTTCTACAGTTAAGGATTTTTTACAGTTCGTGCAGTAtcagaatgaaaaatcgCCAGATTTCGTAAAAGTATATTCTGACATTTACGATGATGACCACGTTTATAGATGCTTTCTGCACAATACAatttttaccaaaaatCCGTTGAGCCCTAAGCATTTGCGTTTAAATATAGATCTCGATACTCCTACGAGCATATTGAACACTGTCAATCAATATGATTTGGTTTGGAAGATCCATGACTcgttttccaaattgattcgtctgaaaaatttaccaCAGCTAGAAGTGCCACATGCGTTAAGACTTTCCATTTCACTGAACTGCTTCTTAGACAGCACCGTAACCACTTCTGGCCCAACTTTTCAGAGGGACAATATGGAGGCGTTGAGAAGACTAACAGAGATCTGGCGAACTTATCAAGACTGGTCTCCGCCAACAAGGGGCTTAAAACATCTAAGGGATATCCTAAGCGTTCTAGCCATGTATGAAAACCCCAAGAGTTTGATCAGCGATGTTCGACGTACATAA
- the NUP53 gene encoding FG-nucleoporin NUP53 (similar to Saccharomyces cerevisiae ASM4 (YDL088C) and NUP53 (YMR153W); ancestral locus Anc_2.369) gives MTNLQNQENTSRFTNVSVIAPETQGQQQQRDEHQLQQKQPAGLLKGLNGFSNVQQPIFKEDLPPTVSAELSDNPAWFNNPRKRAIPNSIIKRSIGQSLSPVRSDTADSSVTFANSNGFNNVTFGSKKDSRILKHATQNDSTNNGNSDGHNPDLSTIVFDSNEAPPKASLADWKKEDGIFASNNDNIEDPNLTANISLDGKFTTASPSFNKLENASGIFSLFDKTTKASPSKASYETKVKAKEEALQNLDDNAVIIFGYPESIANSIILHFASFGEILEEFKIIKDFKKLNLKNKPHNRSSITQKCPIYTGDGWVKLTFDSQVSKSRALQENGVIMNGTLIGCVSYSPAALKQLASLNKLEKIKKDSAGPESSSGLNDFSNYIKSEGIFKRNQTTAATSKVHNSEFKVSKNSNSFKNPRKLEIKDGRSLFLRNRGKIHGGVLSSIESDLKKREQVGRNKKNWLNRLNNWLFGWNDL, from the coding sequence ATGACGAaccttcaaaatcaagaaaacaCTAGTCGATTCACTAATGTTTCTGTTATTGCGCCCGAAACACAAggacaacaacaacaacggGACGAACATCAGCTGCAGCAAAAACAGCCAGCGGGACTGTTGAAGGGTTTAAATGGCTTCTCGAATGTACAACAGCCAATATTCAAAGAGGATCTGCCTCCCACAGTTTCTGCTGAATTGAGCGACAATCCGGCGTGGTTCAATAATCCGAGGAAAAGAGCTATCCCAAATTCAATAATTAAGAGATCAATTGGCCAGTCATTGAGCCCCGTACGTTCTGATACTGCAGATTCATCTGTCACGTTTGCTAATTCCAATGGGTTCAACAATGTCACATTTGGTTCTAAAAAGGACTCACGTATTCTTAAACACGCTACTCAAAATGACAGCACCAACAATGGTAACAGCGATGGTCACAACCCTGATTTAAGTACTATCGTTTTTGATTCTAATGAGGCACCACCTAAGGCTTCTCTGGCGGACTGGAAGAAAGAGGATGGTATATTTGCGAgtaataatgacaatatTGAAGATCCTAATCTAACTGCCAATATATCACTAGATGGGAAGTTCACAACTGCATCTCCGTCTTTCAACAAACTTGAAAACGCCTCCGGAATATTTAGTTTGTTCGACAAAACCACCAAAGCATCACCGAGTAAAGCTTCATATGAAACTAAAGTCAAGGCTAAAGAAGAAGCTTTGCAAAATTTGGACGATAATGCCGTTATTATCTTTGGATATCCAGAATCGATTGCGAATTCTattattcttcattttgcGAGCTTCGGTGAAATTTTAGAAGAATttaaaataataaaagacttcaaaaagttgaatttgaaaaataagcCACATAATCGATCATCCATCACCCAAAAGTGCCCCATATACACAGGTGATGGTTGGGTAAAATTGACTTTCGATTCTCAAGTTTCTAAATCACGCGCTCTACAAGAAAATGGGGTTATCATGAATGGTACGTTGATCGGCTGTGTTTCATACAGTCCAGCTGCTCTCAAACAATTAGCCTCTCTAaacaaattggaaaaaattaaaaaggATAGCGCAGGGCCAGAAAGTAGTTCAGGCCTGAACGATTTCAGTAACTATATAAAATCAGAAGGGATTTTTAAGAGAAATCAAACGACAGCGGCTACTTCCAAAGTCCACAATTCAGAGTTCAAggtttccaaaaattctaattctttcaagaatCCCCGCAAACTAGAAATAAAGGATGGTCGATCATTGTTCTTGAGAAATAGAGGGAAAATTCACGGTGGCGTCTTGAGCTCCATCGAGTCCGACTTGAAGAAACGGGAACAAGTGGgcagaaataaaaaaaattggttgAACAGGCTTAATAATTGGTTATTTGGATGGAACGATCTATAA
- the SKDI13G2840 gene encoding uncharacterized protein (similar to Saccharomyces cerevisiae YMR155W; ancestral locus Anc_2.363), with product MGSTNQFGYLKSFIGGNVVALGAGTPYLYSFYAPQLLSKCRIPVSASGKLSFSLTIGSSLMGILAGIVVDRSPKLSCLIGSICVFIAYLILNLCYKREWSSTFPISLSLILIGYGSVSGFYASVKCANTNFPEHRGTAGAFPVSLYGLSGMVFSYLCSKLFGEDIEHVFIFLMATCGSMILVGYFSLDILTGREEDDASIKEWELQKSRETDANIVPLHDNSNDYIGSPVHSSSPENYSLSDNFQETSDFFGLEDRQLSNRPLLSPSSPRIKYDVEDEGVIKSAADENNRAQKNMRSHILHSLKSSTFIGYYVILSLLQGIGLMYIYSVGFMIQAQVSSPPLDELPNNAERIQSLQVTLLSLLSFCGRLSSGPISDFLVKKFKAQRLWNIAIASLLVFVASNKMSNDFSNIEDHSLRASKLFKNISICSAIFGYSFGVLFGTFPSIVADRFGTHGYSTLWGILTTGGLFSVSVFTSILGGDFKANTVGDDENCKRGVLCYSHTFMITEYCAVFTLLFVLAIIGYTSYRRRIIVNSR from the coding sequence ATGGGCAGTACAAATCAATTTGGCTACCTTAAAAGTTTCATAGGAGGTAATGTGGTTGCCCTTGGTGCTGGAACGCCTtatctttattcattttatGCTCCTCAGCTACTAAGCAAGTGTCGTATCCCTGTATCTGCTTCAGGTAAACTATCTTTCTCTTTGACAATAGGAAGTTCACTGATGGGGATTTTGGCGGGTATTGTTGTCGATCGAAGCCCTAAATTGTCCTGTCTTATTGGGTCTATATGCGTTTTCATTGCATATTTAATTTTGAACTTGTGCTATAAGCGCGAATGGTCTAGTACTTTCCCCATATCATTGAGCTTAATACTAATTGGATATGGTTCTGTTTCAGGATTCTACGCCTCTGTAAAATGTGCAAATacaaattttccagaaCATAGGGGCACTGCCGGGGCATTTCCTGTGTCACTGTATGGCTTATCAGGCATGGTGTTTTCGTATCTTTGTTCGAAACTTTTTGGTGAAGACATTGAACATgtgttcatttttttaatggcTACGTGCGGTAGCATGATTTTAGTTGGCTATTTCTCACTGGATATACTTACTGGTAGAGAAGAGGATGACGCTAGCATCAAGGAATGGGAGCTTCAAAAAAGTAGAGAAACAGATGCCAATATCGTCCCGCTGCATGATAATAGCAACGACTATATAGGTTCGCCGGTGCATTCATCGTCACCTGAAAATTATTCCTTGTCAgacaattttcaagaaacctcagatttttttgggcTTGAAGACAGACAATTGTCAAATCGACCATTGTTGTCGCCTTCCTCCCCACGTATAAAGTATGATGTCGAAGATGAGGGCGTCATAAAAAGTGCAGCAGATGAGAATAATCGCGCACAGAAGAATATGAGATCACATATACTCCACAGTTTAAAATCTTCGACCTTTATTGGTTATTACGTAATATTGAGTTTACTACAGGGCATTGGTTTGATGTACATATATTCAGTGGGATTTATGATACAAGCCCAAGTGTCTTCTCCACCTTTAGATGAGCTACCAAATAACGCAGAAAGGATTCAATCCTTACAGGTGACACTTCTATCCcttctttcattttgtgGTAGATTATCATCTGGGCCAATATCtgattttttggtaaagaaattcaaagccCAAAGGTTATGGAATATCGCGATAGCGTCTCTACTAGTATTTGTGGCATCGAATAAAATGTCTAATGATTTCAGCAATATCGAGGATCACTCTTTAAGGGCTTCTAAGTTATTTAAGAACATTTCTATATGTTCGGCCATCTTTGGTTATTCTTTTGGCGTTTTATTTGGAACTTTCCCGTCAATAGTAGCGGATAGATTTGGCACCCATGGGTATAGTACGCTGTGGGGAATTTTGACAACCGGTGGCCTATTTTCGGTAAGTGTTTTTACAAGCATACTAGGTGGGGATTTCAAGGCAAACACAGTTGGCGATGACGAAAACTGTAAAAGGGGAGTACTTTGTTACAGCCATACCTTTATGATTACTGAATATTGCGCTGTTTTTACTCTATTGTTCGTTTTGGCTATAATTGGATATACAAGTTATCGAAGGAGAATAATTGTGAATTCACGCTAA
- the TPP1 gene encoding polynucleotide 3'-phosphatase (similar to Saccharomyces cerevisiae TPP1 (YMR156C); ancestral locus Anc_2.360) gives MSHKSTILPYLIKFTPSSPLSLSNDDRCLNIYAFDLDHTIIKPKSSNTKFSKSADDWQFMNFDSRRSTLDYLFDISNNDPIAIIVIFSNQGGVITVPRTSKSCTKYINKILLLLKAIKNDERGESLLNRLWLYAAPKMPKTLAAGKYKFAFSSASKGYIDDPKIFEKVRKPMTEMAEFFKRDIYNAYGTSESMPIIQLNWMYYCGDAAGRKNDFSDSDKNFAENLNVEFKYPEEIFQE, from the coding sequence atgTCCCACAAATCAACTATTCTACCATACTTGATTAAATTCACGCCTAGTTCCCCACTATCACTTTCTAATGACGACCGTTGTTTAAACATTTATGCTTTTGATTTGGACCATACAATCATAAAACCAAAATCGTCAAATACCAAGTTTAGTAAAAGCGCAGATGATTGGCAGTTCATGAATTTTGACTCTAGAAGATCTACTCTGGATTACCTATTTGATATTAGCAACAACGATCCGATTGCTATCATAGTCATCTTCTCAAATCAAGGCGGTGTCATCACCGTCCCAAGAACTTCCAAGAGTTGTACCAAATATATCAATAAGATTTTACTTTTGTTAAAGGCCATCAAAAACGATGAGAGAGGCGAATCATTATTAAATAGACTATGGCTATACGCAGCACCCAAAATGCCGAAAACTCTCGCGGCAGGTAAGTATAAGTTTGCATTCTCAAGTGCCAGTAAAGGCTATATCGATGATCCTAAGATTTTTGAGAAAGTTCGAAAACCAATGACAGAAATGgcagaatttttcaaaagagacATATATAATGCATATGGAACCTCAGAATCAATGCCTATCATCCAATTGAATTGGATGTATTACTGTGGTGATGCCGCTGGGAGAAAGAATGACTTCAGCGATTCTGATAAAAACTTCGCTGAGAATCTGAATGTGGAATTTAAGTATCCTGAGgagatttttcaagaatga
- the RIM13 gene encoding Rim13p (similar to Saccharomyces cerevisiae RIM13 (YMR154C); ancestral locus Anc_2.367), with translation MNEWHEFNSVIKSIYCNAKDDSSNTIKNLVNLAIKSDDSTFIKAVLVLKENISKIDKQTRFLWLTSTVNSKFYPPIPISEASPLSWNNNEYCLPGSEELQRRYPDRITLQNEKNYTGGIEQCQDVTDCSIVASLINLRAQNLELPPTKQISSNKYQVNLCFNGSDKRLVTVDISQIPTSVDGEQLSLRSKDITDKVSELALLLVSQGTYSTNGSNISTDTFYLSGFLPEIVQPNDYPFEKLWEFFKSSLCLMGVGSGNRSNDLIKPLVANHDYSIIDINYESRLLKLRDPRNSASNIEITYEQYLSNFKQLYLNWNHEKIFRYSQTLHFRYDAVRYSKFAIIAGKPLFQIVNNSKVTETVWLLLESHLLNEDRERIESISFVNEAPLCIVYPIEAPVDRGGTHTGMQLVKLKLGSEAEKLLYCHSTTNNNFSIHFFSVAKEIYFRKLNNTDGLVANVTFSPLHETDKKTSFDTCNFFQNPTFELEVYSEKDQQIFMDVTCVSTSFRDLVNVQVYYLDDYELVKPIMFDNHYEPGQIVKQEVPILTNSKYLLVCSTYGTPVSSEFQLVTSTRFSSSWRLISRIGLRSINLIYGSYPYQFHTNFHWKKNFNRIKIPIALQTKKYATNKLFVRIVPVESSAHLRIRCNIFELESSLCVYECQEYRSCPPGGIVISNLEITRISTIVLMIEKDVSIFNESTKKGNMDELELYVGSNQKIEIEQYSDYVTQQ, from the coding sequence ATGAATGAGTGGCATGAGTTCAATTCCGTGATAAAGTCGATTTATTGTAATGCAAAGGATGATTCAAGTAATACAATAAAAAACCTAGTGAACTTAGCGATAAAAAGTGATGACTCTACCTTCATTAAGGCCGTTTTAGTtctgaaagaaaacatatcaaaaatagaTAAACAGACAAGATTCTTATGGCTTACTTCAACTGTCAATTCAAAGTTCTACCCTCCTATACCTATCTCGGAGGCATCACCACTATCTTGGAATAATAACGAATACTGCCTGCCTGGAAGTGAAGAATTGCAAAGGCGCTACCCAGATAGAATCACATTACAGAACGAGAAAAATTACACAGGCGGAATAGAACAATGCCAAGATGTAACAGATTGTTCAATAGTAGCTTCTCTGATTAATCTCAGAGCTCAGAATTTAGAGCTGCCTCCAACCAAACAAATATCATCCAATAAATATCAAGTTAACTTATGTTTCAATGGAAGTGATAAAAGGTTAGTCACAGTAGACATTTCTCAGATTCCGACTTCAGTGGATGGCGAACAACTTTCATTAAGAAGCAAGGACATTACAGATAAAGTAAGTGAACTTGCGCTATTGCTTGTTTCCCAAGGTACCTATTCGACGAATGGCTCCAACATTAGTACAGATACGTTCTACCTGAGTGGCTTTTTACCAGAGATAGTACAACCAAATGACTAtccctttgaaaaattatgggagttcttcaaatccaGCCTATGTCTGATGGGCGTTGGTAGTGGAAATCGTTCCAACGACTTGATAAAACCACTGGTAGCAAACCATGATTATTCAATTATTGATATCAACTACGAATCTAGACTACTCAAACTGCGAGATCCAAGAAACTCAGCATCCAATATCGAGATTACTTACGAACAGTATTTGAGCAACTTCAAACAATTGTACCTCAATTGGAaccatgaaaaaatattcagaTACTCTCAAACGTTGCATTTTCGGTACGATGCTGTACGTTATAGTAAATTTGCGATCATTGCAGGTAAGCCTTTATTCCAAATAGTAAATAATTCCAAGGTAACAGAAACGGTGTGGTTATTGCTTGAATCACACCTGCTAAATGAAGATAGGGAAAGAATTGAGtcaatttcctttgtgAACGAAGCTCCACTATGTATAGTTTACCCAATTGAAGCACCAGTCGATAGAGGCGGTACTCATACCGGAATGCAGCTGGTAAAGTTAAAATTAGGTTCTGAGGCTGAAAAGTTATTGTATTGCCATTCAACAACCAACAACAATTTTAGTATTCATTTCTTCTCAGTTGCGAAGGAAATCTATTTTAGAAAGTTAAATAATACGGATGGTCTTGTTGCCAACGTAACCTTCTCTCCTCTTCATGAAACAGATAAAAAAACCTCTTTCGATACctgcaattttttccaaaatccaACTTTTGAACTGGAAGTttattctgaaaaagatCAGCAAATTTTTATGGATGTTACATGTGTGTCAACTAGCTTTCGCGATTTAGTTAACGTTCAGGTATACTACTTGGACGATTATGAGCTGGTGAAACCGATAATGTTTGATAATCACTATGAACCCGGGCAAATCGTCAAACAAGAAGTACCCATCTTAACTAACTCCAAATATTTACTTGTTTGCTCTACTTATGGCACTCCAGTTTCCTCGGAATTCCAATTGGTAACCTCGACACGTTTCTCCTCCTCATGGAGGTTGATATCTCGCATAGGTTTACGTAGTATTAACTTGATTTACGGTTCTTATCCATATCAATTCCATACCAACTTtcattggaagaaaaacttcaacaGAATCAAAATTCCAATAGCTTTgcaaaccaaaaaatacGCGACAAACAAACTTTTTGTACGTATAGTACCCGTGGAATCATCAGCACATTTGAGAATACGATGTAATATTTTTGAGCTAGAATCATCTCTCTGTGTTTATGAATGTCAAGAATACAGAAGTTGCCCACCCGGGGGCATAGTTATATCAAATTTGGAGATCACTCGTATTAGCACTATAGTATTGatgattgaaaaagatgtatctattttcaatgaatctACCAAAAAAGGTAACATGGATGAATTGGAGCTGTATGTTGGGTCTaatcaaaaaatcgaaaTCGAACAGTACTCCGATTATGTAACACAACAATAA
- the AIM36 gene encoding Aim36p (similar to Saccharomyces cerevisiae AIM36 (YMR157C); ancestral locus Anc_2.358) — protein MLRLVRRKALTIRRRNPYVHYGLQKQLPLSSPSFLVARYSSTNESASSPKPPRIDAPGFKKIFLVAVIGTLIFVKTVQSLDKNKPKTTLSEEEFENVVKGLKRRVAIFSQGEVDIKFSLLPSVDETRRILGKSQCNEISEPQFVDPVKVIDYYRTLKDDRYEALLNECYNKYGPDTYIDNLPTGMLVMLLGRYLKENYKGGDELMIVNFPHSISDATKFENEVSIVSKILIPKELEDSNICKYYETVGKAEVI, from the coding sequence ATGCTGAGATTAGTGAGGAGAAAGGCACTAACTATTAGGCGGCGTAATCCCTATGTACACTATGGGCTCCAAAAGCAGTTGCCCTTATCTTCACCATCGTTTCTGGTGGCACGATATTCGTCCACTAATGAATCAGCTTCGAGCCCAAAGCCACCTAGAATAGATGCCCCGGgatttaaaaaaatttttcttgttgcaGTCATTGGTACACTGATATTTGTCAAGACGGTGCAGTCCCTAGATAAAAACAAGCCAAAGACAACATTATCTgaggaagaatttgaaaatgttgtcAAAGGGTTGAAAAGACGTGTGGCTATCTTCTCACAGGGTGAGGTTGATATaaagttttctttgttaCCCAGTGTTGACGAGACTAGGAGAATATTAGGGAAATCACAATGCAATGAAATTAGTGAACCACAGTTTGTCGATCCAGTCAAGGTCATTGATTATTATAGAACTCTAAAAGATGATAGATATGAAGCCTTATTGAATGAATGCTATAATAAGTATGGGCCAGATACGTACATTGATAATCTACCAACAGGCATGTTAGTCATGCTTTTAGGCAggtatttgaaagaaaactacAAGGGCGGCGATGAGCTGATGATTGTTAACTTCCCACACTCGATTAGCGATGCAACAAAATTCGAAAATGAAGTTTCTATAGTTTCCAAAATCTTGATTCCGAAGGAACTTGAAGATTCCAACATCTGTAAATATTATGAAACTGTAGGTAAGGCTGAAGTCATCTAA
- the ATG16 gene encoding Atg16p (similar to Saccharomyces cerevisiae ATG16 (YMR159C); ancestral locus Anc_2.354), giving the protein MRMNEKRNLQTGAMDGLLIGRLVDRNNSEAHLSELFQDSNDAVGGKVVNHDEALLKTLKILQQELKSKEQEIRKLKEVIELKNKNAERLNDELISGTIENNVLQQKLSDLKKEHSKLVARWLKKTEKETEVMNSEMEGGR; this is encoded by the coding sequence ATGCGAATGAACGAAAAGAGAAATCTGCAAACAGGTGCGATGGATGGACTATTGATTGGTAGACTAGTAGATCGAAACAACAGCGAGGCACACTTGAGTGAACTATTTCaagatagtaatgatgcTGTTGGTGGCAAAGTTGTCAACCATGATGAAGCTTTACtgaaaacattgaaaaTTCTGCAACAAGAACTAAAAAGTAAAGAGCAAGAAATACGGAAATTAAAAGAAGTCATAGAGCTGAAGAATAAGAACGCCGAGAGATTGAATGATGAACTAATCAGTGGAACCATCGAGAATAATGTTTTACAACAAAAACTATCTGatctaaaaaaagagcaTTCCAAGCTTGTTGCCAGATGGTTGAAAAagacagaaaaagaaacagagGTCATGAACAGCGAAATGGAGGGAGGAAGATGA